Below is a genomic region from Cellulomonas sp. P24.
GCGGCGACCCGCGGGTACGTCGCGACCAGGTCGGCCGCCGGCGTCGTCGTGCGCGGCACGTTGGTCGCGGTGTAGGCCGTGACGGTGTCGGTCGCGTCGTCGATCGTCAGGGTGACCTCGCCGATGTACGCCCCGTAGGAGCCGGTCTGCACGATCGGCCGCGTCGTCCCGGGCTCGCCCGGTACCGGTGCGTCCCACGCGTACAGCTTGTGGGTGTGACCGGTGAAGATCGCGTCGACCGACGCAGCGGTCTGGTTCACGATCTCGGCGAACGCACCGCCCGCGGCGACCTCCTGCTCGAGGGTCGCGCCCTCGGCCAGGCCGGCGCCGGCACCTTCGTGGTACTCGGCGACGAGCACGTCGGCCTCACCGTTCGACGGGTCGCCGTCGCTCAGCTGGGCTGCGACCCGGTTGACTGCGGCGACCGGGTCGCCGAAGTCGAGCGTCGCGATCCCCGCCGGGCTGACCAGTGACGGCGTCTCCTGCGTGATGGCCCCGATGATGCCGACCTTCTTGCCCGCGACGTCGAGGATCGCGTACTCGGGCAGGGCGGGCGTCTGGGTGCCCTTGAGGTACACGTTCGCCCCGAGGTAGTCCCACCGGGCATTCGTGCCACCCGCGACGACACGGTCCGTGAGGTCCGTGAAGCCCTGGTCGAGCTCGTGGTTGCCGACCGCCGACGCCTTCAGGTCCAAGGCGTTCAGCACGTCGATCGTCGGCTGGTCCTGGGCGATCGAGGACGCGAACAGCGACGCCCCGATGTTGTCGCCCGCCGAGAGCAGCACGGTGTTGCCCTCACCCTTGGCGGCGCGCTGCTGCTCGATCGTCCCGGCGAACGCGACGGTGTTGCCGTCGATCCGACCGTGGAAGTCGTTGATGTTGAGGAACGTCAGGTCCGTCGTCGAGGCCGGTGCGGTCGCGCTGAAGCCCAGCAGCACCGGGTCGTGGTCGGAGGACCGGTACGGGTCGGCCGCGTAGAACAGGGTGCCGTGGTAGTTGTACCGGCTGTACTCGAGGGCGATCGACTCCTCGGCGTTGATCCCCCAGATGTCCGCCCCGGTCGCCCGCGCGAGGAGCGCGTCGTTCACCAGGACGTGGTCGAGGGAGCCGGAGAGCCCGCTGTAGCTGTACGACTGCTTGCCCGTCGCGAAGCCCGTGTTCACATCGGTGTACCCGGCTGCGTAGAGCACCTGCAGCGGGTCCTCCTGGGTGTAGGAGTTGAAGTCGCCGACCAGCGCGACCGCCTCGACCGGTGTGGTCGTGTAGGTCGCGAGGACCGTCGGGATCCAGTCCTTCAGCGCGGTGGCCTGGGCGACCCGGGACGCGTTCGACGCGCCCTGGCCGTCACCGGAGTCGACGTCGCCCGGCAGCGGTCCCGCCGAGCCCTTCGACTTGAAGTGGTTCACCGCGACGAAGAACGGCGCGCCCCCGGCGACCGGCGTGAACGCCTGGCCGATGGGCTCGCGGGCGTTGTCGAACGCCTGATCGGTCCCGCTCAGCGTCCCCAGGGCGTGCGAGACGCCCAGCGGGCTGACCGCGCCGGTCCGGTAGATGAGCGCGTTCGAGATGACGTCCATCTCGGCCGGGTCGGGGAGCTCCGTCGACGACGGCACGTACGCCCAGTGCGCACCGGGGTCGGCGGCGTTGAGCGCGTCGACCAGGGTGCTGACGGCGGTGTCGGGCGCGTCACCGAGGACCACGGAGTTCTCGATCTCCATGAGCCCGACGACGTCCGCGTCCAGCGCGTTGATCGCCGCCACGATCTTGTCCTGCTGACGCTGCAGGTTCGCGGCGTCCCACGCCCCGCGCGGACCGGTTCCCGGGCAGCTCTTGACCGTGATCGGGTTGCCGTCACGGTCGTTGTACGACGTGCAGCCGGCGACGTCGGCGCCGAGCGTCGTGAAGTAGTTGAGCACGTTGAACGAGGCGACCCGCAGTGCTCCGGACCCGAGCGCCGTGGCGTCCGGTGCCGAGGTCCGCGTGTTGCTGAACTGCGTCCGCTCCGCGAGCGGGGTCGCGGCGGTGACCTGGGAGGTCGGGTTGAGCTTCCAGGTGCTGTTGCGGTAGTCGACGATCAGCGGCGTCACGAAGTCGACCTGCGCGCCGACCCGGACGGGGTTCGTCAGTGAGACGTACGGCGGCGTGAGGCCGGAGTTCGCCGCGGACAGGAAGTTGGTGGTCGCGCCGTCGTCCAGCACGACACCACGGGCGGCGTCGTCCGCCACGACCGCGGCGGCCTCGGCCGAGCCCGGCAGGGCGACGTCCGTGGGCTGCAGCAGCGGGGTGGTCCCGGCAGCCAGCCCGACCTCGCCGTACTGGTTGGTCGAGTAGGTGTTGGTGACCGTGAAGTCACCCGCCGGTGCGACGAGCATGGACTCGAGCCGCTCACGCTCGTCTGCCGTCGTGGGCCACGCCGTGACAGACGCGGTGACCGGCGCTGCCGGGTCGGCGTCCACCGCGTAGCCCGCGGCGCTGGAGATCGTGAGCTCGGTGAGCCCGTTGTACTCCGAGACGGAACCGGTCACCGTGAGGTGCTGGCCGATCGTCGGGAGCGTCCCGGACTGCTGGTACACGAAGATCGCGTCCGACGCGGTGCGGGTCGCCGGGTCCGTCGGACCGCCCGTCCCGGGCGTCTGGATCACGAACCCGGAGAAGCCACCCGTCGGGTAGGCCGCGGTGACGATGCCGGTGGTGGTGACCTGCTGGCCGACGTACGGGCTGCTCGCGCCGGTGCCCTGCACCTCGGCGATCGTCAGCGTTCCGGCCGGCGGCGGAGGCGGCGTGGTGCCGGACGCGGCCGGCGTCGGCGCGGCGACCGTGAAGTCCGCGCCGTTGTCCGCGGTGTTCACCCCGCCCGTGCGGTTGACGGAGGTGGTGTTGCTCGGGGCCGGGGCGGCGGCCGTCCCGGCGAACGCCTGACCGGTGCCGTAGCCCACGAGGTCGACGACGGCGGGGTCGGTCGCGCACGCCGACGTCACGCACGTCAGTGCGCTCGCAGCGGAGACGAGGGCCACGTTGCCGTTCGTCGCTGAGAGGTTGACGGTGCCGCTCGCGTCGGCTGGCGGCAGGTTCGAGACCGTGCCCGTCCCGAGCTGCGAGGCGCCCTGCACCAGGTAGGTGGCCCCTGCGGCGATCGACCCGGTCAGCGGGATGACCCCGCTCCAGGTCGTGCCGGCGGACGAGGCGTACTGGACGGACCACCCGGAGAGGTCCACCGGTGCGGAGCCCGGGTTGTAGAGCTCGACGAAGTCGTGGGTCAGCGGCGCGCCGGAGTTGCCGCCACCCCCGTAGACCTCGTTGATGACGACAGGGGCCGTGACGGACACCGCACCCTGCGCAGGTGCGAGACCGACGACGATCATGGCGAGGGTGGCGAGGACTGCCGAGACGATCTGTCTGGGCCTACGCCTGCCGCCCTGTACGGGGACTTGTGACATGAGGGGTTCTCCTCCGGAGGGGTGTCGAGACCGACACGCCAGGTCTACCGGGGAGCGGGTGAAAGCGCGCGCTGAAACTGTGAACTGACAATGTCCAGCCCATGAATGTCCTGTTGCAGCGTCGCGCCACCCGTCGCGGGGCGGGACGACGACGCCCGCGCCTCCGGACCGGGGCGCGGGCGTCGGGACGTGCGGTCAGACCCGCTCGGCCGCTTCCACCACGTTGGCGAGCAGCATCGCCCGGGTCATCGGCCCCACCCCGCCGGGGTTCGGGGACAGCCAGCCCGCGACCTCGGCCACGCCCGGATCGACGTCCCCGGCGAGCCGGGTCTTGCCGGTCACCGGGTCGACGACGCGCGTGACGCCGACGTCGAGCACGACCGCACCCGGCTTGACCAGGTCCGCCGTGACGATCCCCGGCACGCCCGCCGCCGCCACGATGATGTCGGCGTAGCGCGCGTGCTCGGCGAGGTCGGCCGTGCCGGTGTGGGTGAGCGTCACCGTGGCGTTGTGCTCACGGCGGGTCAGCAGGAGCCCGATGGACCGACCGACCGTGGTCCCCCGGCCGATCACCAGGACGTCCGCGCCCGCGAGCGCCACACCGTGCCGCGTCAGCAGCTCGATGATCCCGCGGGGGGTGCACGGCAACGGCGAGTCGATCGGGCCGTTCACGCGGAGCACGAGCCGCCCGAGGTTGGTCGGGTGCAGGCCGTCGGCGTCCTTCGCCGGGTCGATCAGCTCGAGGACGCGCTGGGTGTCGATCCCGCCCGGCAGCGGCAGCTGCACGATGTACCCCGTGCACGCGGGGTCCGCGTTGAGCTGCTCCACGGCCGCCTCGACGTCCGCCTGGCTCGCATCGGCCGGCAGGTCGACGCGGATCGAGGCGATGCCGACCTCGGCGCAGTCCCGGTGCTTGCCCGCGACGTACGCGCGGCTCCCGGGGTCGTCGCCGACGAGGATCGTCCCGAGGCCCGGCACGACGCCGCGGGCGGCCAGGGCCGTCACCCGCTCGGTGAGCTCCGCCTTGATCGCGGCGGCGGTCGCCGTCCCGTCGAGGACCCGAGCCGTCACTGCTGCAGCCCGGCGTAGAGCGGGAAGTCCGCGGCGAGCTTCGCCACCCGCACGCGGAGCGCGTCGACGTCGGCGCCGCCCTTGAGGGCGGTGGCGATGACGTCGGCGACCTCGGTGAACTCCGCGTCGCCGAACCCGCGCGTCGCGAGCGCCGGGGTGCCGATCCGCAGACCGGACGTCACGCGCGGCGGGCGCGGGTCGAACGGCACCGCGTTGCGGTTCACGGTGATGCCGACGGAGTGCAGGAGGTCCTCGGCCTGCTGACCGTCGAGGTCGCTGTTCCGAAGGTCCACGAGCACGAGGTGCACGTCGGTGCCACCGGTCAGCACGGAGACACCGGCACCTGCGACGTCCGGGGCGCTCAGACGCTCGGCGATCAGGCGCGCGCCGTCGATCGTGCGCTGCTGGCGCTCACGGAACTCCTGCGTCGCGGCGACCTTGAAGGACACGGCCTTGGCGGCGATGACGTGCATGAGCGGCCCGCCCTGCTGGCCCGGGAACACCGCCGAGTCGATCTTCTTGGCGAGCTCCTCGCGGGAGAGGATGAAGCCCGACCGCGGGCCGCCGATGGTCTTGTGGACGGTCGAGGACACCACGTCGGCATGCGGCACGGGGCTCGGGTGCAGGCCCGCGGCCACCAGGCCCGCGAAGTGCGCCATGTCCACCCACAGCTTCGCGCCGACCTCGTCGGCGATCGAGCGGAACGCCGCGAAGTCCAGGTGACGGCTGTACGCGGACCAGCCGCCGATGATCACGTCGGGGCGCTGCTCGAGCGCCTTCTCGCGGACCTTGTCCATGTCCACCAGGAACGTGTCCGGGTCGACGCCGTACGCGGCGACCTCGTACAGCTTCCCGGAGAAGTTGATCTTCATGCCGTGGGTCAGGTGCCCGCCGTGCGCGAGCTCGAGGCCGAGGATCTTGTCGCCCGCGTTGATGAGCGCGTGCAGCACCGCCGCGTTCGCCGTCGCGCCGGAGTGCGGCTGGACGTTGGCGTGCTCGGCACCGAAGAGGGACTTCGCGCGGCTGATCGCGAGGTTCTCGGCGATGTCGACCTGCTCGCAGCCGCCGTAGTACCGCTTGCCGGGGTAGCCCTCGGCGTACTTGTTGGTCAGCACCGAGCCCTGCGCCTGCAGGACGGCTCGCGGCACGAAGTTCTCGCTCGCGATCATCTCGAGGGTGCTCTGCTGACGCAGCAGCTCGCCGTCGAGGACCGCCTGGATCTCGGGATCGAGCTCGGCGAGGGTCTGGTCGAGGATCGGGGTGGAGTCGGAGCTCATGGTTCTCCTTGCAGACAGCGGTGGTCGGTTGACGTCCACGAGGGACTGGCGGGCGACCCGGCGGATGACCGGGTTCGCGCACCACGAGGTGCGGTGACCCGGGGCCCAGGCGTACGACCCGTCGTCGGCTGCTGCTCGTCGCTCCCCGGTGGTGACCCACCCTTTCGCCAGTCGCGACGCGCACAGCCTACCAAGGGGACAGGTCGGGGCAAGGGGCGACGAGGCCCCGGGCGCACGGGAGCCCGAGGGGCCGCACGGGGCGTGCGGGGTCAGGCGTCGCCGAGGATCTTGCGCAGGTAGGCGTACGTCAGGTCGCCGGCCGTCTGGTCGTACTCGTGGGCGTAGCCGTGCTTGGCGTACAGCGCGAGGTTCTGGACCGAGTCACGCCCCGTGAAGACCCACACCTCTTCGATCCCCTCGGACAGGTGCGGCACGACGGCGAGCAGGAGCTCGGTGCCGATCCCCATGCCCTGCAGGTCCGGCGCCACGGCGAGCCGCCCCAGGGTGGCCTTCTTGCCCTCGAGCAGCACCCGGATCGACCCGACGAGCCGGTGACCGAGCCACGCCCCGAGGGTGATCACGTTCTCGTCGGCGAGGTCCTCGACGAGCTCGTCGAGGGTCTGGGTCAGGGGTGGGATGTGCGGGTCGTCGTAGAGCTGCGCCTCGCTCACGAACGCGGCACGTCGCAGCGTCAGCAGCTCTCCGGCAGCGTCGCGACTGACGACGTCGATCCTCACCTCGGGCGCACTCATGCGGCCATCGTCTCAGAGGACCGCGCGTGGAGCACGCACGTGACCATTCCCGGCGCGGGCCGGCGGTCAGGACTACCCTCAGCACTCGTGTCCCCCGCCATCGAGGTCCCGCAGCGCACCGACTCCCCCGACGCGACCGCGACGCACTGGGTGCTGACCCTCTCGTGCCCCGACCGGCCCGGGATCGTGCATGCCGTCGCCGGTCTCCTGGCCGAGAACGGCGGGAACATCACCGAGTCCCAGCAGTTCGGCGACCCGCTCACCGGGCTGTTCTTCATGCGGGTGCAGGTGACCGCGACGGCGTCGCGCGCCACCCTCGAGGCGGCACTGGCGGACCTCGCCGCCACCTTCCAGATGACGTGGGGCCTCGACGTCGCCGGCCGGCCGGTCCGGACGCTCGTGCTCGGCTCGACCGCGGCGCACTGCCTCAACGACCTGGCGTTCCGGCAGCGGTCCGAGAACCTGCCGATCGACATCGTCGCAGTGGTCTCGAACCACACCGTGCTGCAGGAGCTCGCGGAATTCTACGGCATCGCGTTCCACCACGTCCCGGTCACGGCGGCAACCAAGCCTCAGGCGGAGGCCCGGCTCCTCGAGCTCGTGCACGACCTCGACGTCGAGCTCGTCGTGCTCGCGCGGTACATGCAGATCCTGTCCCCGGAGCTGTGCCGTGAGCTCGCCGGGCGGGCGATCAACATCCACCACTCGTTCCTGCCGTCGTTCAAGGGCGCACGGCCGTACGCCCAGGCCCACGACCGCGGCGTCAAGCTGATCGGCGCGACCGCCCACTACGTGACCGGCGACCTCGACGAGGGGCCGATCATCGAGCAGGACGTCGAGCGGGTGGACCACACGCGGAGCGTCGAGGACCTCGTGGCCCTCGGCCAGGACGTCGAGCGTCGGGCCCTCGCCCGCGCGGTGCGCTGGCACGCCGAGCACCGCGTCCTCCTCGACGGGCACCGGACGATCGTCTTCCGCTGAGCGGGCGCTGTCGGCCCGCACGTCCTGCACGGCGCGCACGGTCGATCGGACGGTCGATCGGACGGTCGGAGCAGGCGTCCGGACGGCAGCCCTCAGATCAGCACAGACTGGTCAGCACAGGCTGGTCAGCGCGGGCGTGCGACCGCTCGCGGACGACGTGCGACGGCGTCGTCGGTCGCCCCGGTCACGGCCGCGATGATCGCCTCGTAGCTGGCGTCCGCCGAGTGGAAGCTCCCGTTGTTGCGGCCGAGTCGCAGCACCACGATCCGATCGGCGACGGCCTGGACGTCGGCCATGTTGTGGCTGATGAACACGACGCCGTGGCCACGATCACGCAGGTTCTCAACGAGGTTGAGGACCTCGGCGACCTGCGCGACCCCGAGGGCGGCGGTCGGCTCGTCGAGCACGACCACGCGCGGGTCGCCCAGGAGCGCCCGTGCGATCGCGACCGACTGCCGCTGGCCACCGGACAGCTGCGCGACCGGGACCCGGGTCGCCGGGATCCGCACCGAGAGCTGACGCATGAGCTCCCACGCACGCTGCTCCATCTCGACGTCGTCGAAGATGCCGTAGCGGTTGATCTCGTGACCGAGGAACAGGTTCGCGACCACATCGAGGTTCTCGCACAGCGCGAGCTCCTGGTACACCGTGGCGATCCCGAGGTTGCGCGCCACGGCGGGGGTGCCGAGCACGGCCTGCCGTCCGTCGACCCAGATCTGCCCCGAGTCCGGCTGGAGCACGCCCGCCATGATGTCGACGAGCGTGGACTTGCCGGCGCCGTTGTCGCCGACTACGGCGACGACCTCACGGCTGTGCACGTCGAGGTCGACGTCGACGAGCGCCTGCACCGCACCGAAGCGCTTGTGGATGCCGCGCAGCGAGAGCAGTGGGACACGTGCCGACGCTGCCGGTGCGCGCGCAGGCTCCGGCACCGCAGCACGACCGTCGACCTCCGTGTGGGTCCAGGTCATGACGTCCTCCTCGTGTTCTGCCGCCGGTCTGCGTCCTTGCAGGCCTGCCCGTAGGACCGTCCGTGCGACGCGCGTCGGGTCGCACCAGCCCGGTCCACGCGCCCCCACCTGACACTCTTCACGCTCAGTGGTGCGCGTGTCATCAGCCACACGCGAACTTCTTTCGCGAGCGGTGCCGGGGATGTCGTGTGGGCGGGTCGCTGCCACGCGGCGCAGGACCCGCTCCCGACGCGGACCCCGCTAGCCATGGAGCACCGCCAGGGACATGGTGTCGATCTTGACGGAGTCGAGGGCGAGGGCGACCGCTCCCCTGACCTCGACGTCCTGACCGAGTGCCGCGGGCAGCACCGGGATCAGCTGCTCGCTGTTCGGGATCACGCTGCGACCGAGGACCTCCCGCAACGGGTCGAGCACGAGGTCGCCGGCCGCCGCGAGCTCTCCGCCGACCACCACGACCTCAGGGTTGAGGAGGTGGCACATGTTCGTCACGGCGACCCCGACGCGCCGGCCGGCCTCCTCGATCACCTCGACGCACGCCGGGTCGCCGTTCCGTGCGTCCACGATGATGTCGCCGAGGGTGAGGTGGCCGTGGCTCGCCTCGAGCCGGCTGACCAGCGCCGACGCGCCGACGAAGGACTCGAGGCAGCCGCGGTTGCCGCACCGGCACAGCGGGCCGGTGTCGTCGACGATCGTGTGGCCGAGCTCCCCCGCCGTGCCGAACGCGCCGTGGAACACGGACCCGCCCAGGACCAGCCCGGCGCCGACGCCGTGCGACAGGTGGATGTAGGCGGCCGTCTGGTACCCCTGGATCGCCCCGTACCGCAGCTCCGCGAGAGCGCTGAGGTTCCCGCTGTTGTCCACCCGCACCGGCACCCCGAGCCGGGTGCCGAGGCTGCCGGCGACATCCACCCCGTCCCACCCTCGCAGGATGCCCAGCGCAGGGACCCGACCGGAGCGGGGATCGACGGGCGCTGCCACCCCGACCCCCACGGCCAGGAGCTCGTCGAGCGAGGAGCCGACCGACTCGATGAGCTCGGTGACGAGCAGCGCGACCCGGTCCAGGCCGCTGTCCGCCCGGTGGTCCGGCGCGAGCGGCAGCCGCCGCTCGGCGATGAGCTGGTGCGCGACGTCCACGACCTGCAGCCGGAGGTTGCGGACCCCGAAGCTCGCGCCCACCACGAGCCCGAGCTTGCGGGCCAACGTGACCTCTTGCGCCCGTCGTCCGCTGCGGGACGTCGGGGACGTGTGCAGGAGCCCCGCGATCGAGAGCTCCTTGACGATGTTGGACACCGTCGCCGGGGACAGCCCGGTGACGCCGGCGAGCTCCACCTGGGTCAGCGACCCGCGCTGCGTGACCGCGCTCACGATCCGCGCTCTGTTGGCCTCTCGCAGCGAAGTCTGGGACCCGGGGGTGACCCGGCCGACGCTCACGGGGGCATCATAGAGGTCACGCCGCACGCGCTCCAAGGTTCCCCGTCGTCGCTGCCGCACGTCACGGCCGCGGTCGGAGCCGCACATCGCTGCCGCACGAGACCGACGCGTCCGGCTCTCAGCGTTCCGTGGCGGGTGTCAGGAGCCGGCTCAGCTCCCGTGCGACCTCCTGTCGGCGGACCTCGTCGGCGCAGGCGATCTCGACGACCTTGTCCCGGCTCGTGACGCCGGACGCCAGCCGCACGTCGCGCCGTCGCGCACCGAACGCGTCCGCCACCGCCGCGAGCGCGGCCTCGGTCGCCTTGCCGTCCACGGCCCGCGCGGACACCGCCACCACGAGCCGGTCCCCGTGCGCACCGCCGACCCGCACCCGCGACGCACCCGGCTTCACCCGGATCGGGACCCTGGCCCACTCCTCCGCGCTCACCGCTGCACCTCCTGGTCGTCGTGCCGGTCGCTGCGAACCGTCAGGGACGAGCATGACGCAGGGCCCGGCGGTACCGACCACCGGGCCCTGCGTCGAGTCGTCGTGCGGTTCAGACCAGCCCGAGCTCCTGCACGGCAGCGCGCTCCTCGACGAGCTCGGCGACGGACGCGTCGATCCGCCCCCGCGAGAACTCGTCGATCTCCAGGCCCTGGACGATCTCCCACGCCCCACCGCGCGAGACCACGGGGAACGACGAGAACAACCCCTCGGGGACCCCGTAGGACCCGTCCGAGACGACCGCTGCCGAGGTCCAGTCCCCCTCCGGCGTGCCGTTGACCCAGTCGAAGACGTGGTCGATGGCCGCGTTGGCCGCCGAGGCCGCCGAGGACGCGCCCCGGGCCTCGATGATCGCCGCGCCACGCTTCGCGACCGTCGGGATGAAGTCGCCCTCGAGCCAGGTCTGGTCGTCGACGACCTCCGCGGCGGAGCGCCCCCGATCCGGGCCCGGAAGATGTCCGGGTACTGGGTGGCGGAGTGGTTGCCCCAGATCGTCAGGTTCGTGATCTCCGCGAGCGAGACCCCGGCCTTCTTCGCGAGCTGGGTCAGGGCACGGTTGTGGTCCAGGCGGGTCATCGCCGTGAAGCGGTCCGCGGGGACGTCCGGTGCGTGCGCGGACGCGATCAGGGCGTTCGTGTTGGCCGGGTTCCCGACGACGAGCACGCGGATGTCGTCCGCCGCGCCGGCGTTGATCGCCTCGCCCTGCGGCTTGAAGATCCCACCGTTCGCCGAGAGCAGGTCCCCGCGCTCCATGCCGGCCGTCCGCGGCCGCGCACCGACCAGCAGCGCGACGTTCGCCCCGTCGAAACCGGCGCGCGCGTCGTCGAAGATGTCCGTGCCCGCGAGCAGCGGGAACGCGCAGTCCTCGAGCTCGAGCGCGACGCCCTCGGCGGCCTTGACCCCCCTGCGGGATCTCGAGCAGCCGGAGCCGGAC
It encodes:
- a CDS encoding GNAT family N-acetyltransferase gives rise to the protein MSAPEVRIDVVSRDAAGELLTLRRAAFVSEAQLYDDPHIPPLTQTLDELVEDLADENVITLGAWLGHRLVGSIRVLLEGKKATLGRLAVAPDLQGMGIGTELLLAVVPHLSEGIEEVWVFTGRDSVQNLALYAKHGYAHEYDQTAGDLTYAYLRKILGDA
- a CDS encoding bifunctional methylenetetrahydrofolate dehydrogenase/methenyltetrahydrofolate cyclohydrolase gives rise to the protein MTARVLDGTATAAAIKAELTERVTALAARGVVPGLGTILVGDDPGSRAYVAGKHRDCAEVGIASIRVDLPADASQADVEAAVEQLNADPACTGYIVQLPLPGGIDTQRVLELIDPAKDADGLHPTNLGRLVLRVNGPIDSPLPCTPRGIIELLTRHGVALAGADVLVIGRGTTVGRSIGLLLTRREHNATVTLTHTGTADLAEHARYADIIVAAAGVPGIVTADLVKPGAVVLDVGVTRVVDPVTGKTRLAGDVDPGVAEVAGWLSPNPGGVGPMTRAMLLANVVEAAERV
- the purU gene encoding formyltetrahydrofolate deformylase, producing MSPAIEVPQRTDSPDATATHWVLTLSCPDRPGIVHAVAGLLAENGGNITESQQFGDPLTGLFFMRVQVTATASRATLEAALADLAATFQMTWGLDVAGRPVRTLVLGSTAAHCLNDLAFRQRSENLPIDIVAVVSNHTVLQELAEFYGIAFHHVPVTAATKPQAEARLLELVHDLDVELVVLARYMQILSPELCRELAGRAINIHHSFLPSFKGARPYAQAHDRGVKLIGATAHYVTGDLDEGPIIEQDVERVDHTRSVEDLVALGQDVERRALARAVRWHAEHRVLLDGHRTIVFR
- a CDS encoding ROK family transcriptional regulator; the protein is MSVGRVTPGSQTSLREANRARIVSAVTQRGSLTQVELAGVTGLSPATVSNIVKELSIAGLLHTSPTSRSGRRAQEVTLARKLGLVVGASFGVRNLRLQVVDVAHQLIAERRLPLAPDHRADSGLDRVALLVTELIESVGSSLDELLAVGVGVAAPVDPRSGRVPALGILRGWDGVDVAGSLGTRLGVPVRVDNSGNLSALAELRYGAIQGYQTAAYIHLSHGVGAGLVLGGSVFHGAFGTAGELGHTIVDDTGPLCRCGNRGCLESFVGASALVSRLEASHGHLTLGDIIVDARNGDPACVEVIEEAGRRVGVAVTNMCHLLNPEVVVVGGELAAAGDLVLDPLREVLGRSVIPNSEQLIPVLPAALGQDVEVRGAVALALDSVKIDTMSLAVLHG
- the glyA gene encoding serine hydroxymethyltransferase, with amino-acid sequence MSSDSTPILDQTLAELDPEIQAVLDGELLRQQSTLEMIASENFVPRAVLQAQGSVLTNKYAEGYPGKRYYGGCEQVDIAENLAISRAKSLFGAEHANVQPHSGATANAAVLHALINAGDKILGLELAHGGHLTHGMKINFSGKLYEVAAYGVDPDTFLVDMDKVREKALEQRPDVIIGGWSAYSRHLDFAAFRSIADEVGAKLWVDMAHFAGLVAAGLHPSPVPHADVVSSTVHKTIGGPRSGFILSREELAKKIDSAVFPGQQGGPLMHVIAAKAVSFKVAATQEFRERQQRTIDGARLIAERLSAPDVAGAGVSVLTGGTDVHLVLVDLRNSDLDGQQAEDLLHSVGITVNRNAVPFDPRPPRVTSGLRIGTPALATRGFGDAEFTEVADVIATALKGGADVDALRVRVAKLAADFPLYAGLQQ
- a CDS encoding ExeM/NucH family extracellular endonuclease, which encodes MIVVGLAPAQGAVSVTAPVVINEVYGGGGNSGAPLTHDFVELYNPGSAPVDLSGWSVQYASSAGTTWSGVIPLTGSIAAGATYLVQGASQLGTGTVSNLPPADASGTVNLSATNGNVALVSAASALTCVTSACATDPAVVDLVGYGTGQAFAGTAAAPAPSNTTSVNRTGGVNTADNGADFTVAAPTPAASGTTPPPPPAGTLTIAEVQGTGASSPYVGQQVTTTGIVTAAYPTGGFSGFVIQTPGTGGPTDPATRTASDAIFVYQQSGTLPTIGQHLTVTGSVSEYNGLTELTISSAAGYAVDADPAAPVTASVTAWPTTADERERLESMLVAPAGDFTVTNTYSTNQYGEVGLAAGTTPLLQPTDVALPGSAEAAAVVADDAARGVVLDDGATTNFLSAANSGLTPPYVSLTNPVRVGAQVDFVTPLIVDYRNSTWKLNPTSQVTAATPLAERTQFSNTRTSAPDATALGSGALRVASFNVLNYFTTLGADVAGCTSYNDRDGNPITVKSCPGTGPRGAWDAANLQRQQDKIVAAINALDADVVGLMEIENSVVLGDAPDTAVSTLVDALNAADPGAHWAYVPSSTELPDPAEMDVISNALIYRTGAVSPLGVSHALGTLSGTDQAFDNAREPIGQAFTPVAGGAPFFVAVNHFKSKGSAGPLPGDVDSGDGQGASNASRVAQATALKDWIPTVLATYTTTPVEAVALVGDFNSYTQEDPLQVLYAAGYTDVNTGFATGKQSYSYSGLSGSLDHVLVNDALLARATGADIWGINAEESIALEYSRYNYHGTLFYAADPYRSSDHDPVLLGFSATAPASTTDLTFLNINDFHGRIDGNTVAFAGTIEQQRAAKGEGNTVLLSAGDNIGASLFASSIAQDQPTIDVLNALDLKASAVGNHELDQGFTDLTDRVVAGGTNARWDYLGANVYLKGTQTPALPEYAILDVAGKKVGIIGAITQETPSLVSPAGIATLDFGDPVAAVNRVAAQLSDGDPSNGEADVLVAEYHEGAGAGLAEGATLEQEVAAGGAFAEIVNQTAASVDAIFTGHTHKLYAWDAPVPGEPGTTRPIVQTGSYGAYIGEVTLTIDDATDTVTAYTATNVPRTTTPAADLVATYPRVAAVKEVVDAALANAKTQGDVVIGSLTADITTAYIGPVRDDRASESTLGNLVADALRDSLASADRGGAQIGVVNPGGLRSDLFASQSSYSPPGPAADGEITYAQANAVLPFVNNLWTMSMTGEQVRTMLEQQWQTLPDGTVPSRPYLQLGLSDNVSYTYDATLPAGSRITSVSVDGVPLDPAASYRVGTFSFLATGGDNFRVFTEATDVRDSGLIDRDAWIAYLSANRPVSPDFARHAVAASGLPGTVTQGDAVSFGVSKLDLTSLGSPANTSLRATWEGSSAAAVDVPVTDGAAQVDVTVPTDVVGAATLVLVATPSGTTVRVPVTVEAARIATTTRATLVPRTTFEGMPSVVLVQVSAHHARPAGQVQISVDGTVVATRTLSWGVTGVLLPRNLATGTHTVTVEYLGSATFAPSSDSETLTVKAWPRHGHGGWWSIWHW
- a CDS encoding DUF167 domain-containing protein, whose translation is MSAEEWARVPIRVKPGASRVRVGGAHGDRLVVAVSARAVDGKATEAALAAVADAFGARRRDVRLASGVTSRDKVVEIACADEVRRQEVARELSRLLTPATER
- a CDS encoding ATP-binding cassette domain-containing protein, whose amino-acid sequence is MTWTHTEVDGRAAVPEPARAPAASARVPLLSLRGIHKRFGAVQALVDVDLDVHSREVVAVVGDNGAGKSTLVDIMAGVLQPDSGQIWVDGRQAVLGTPAVARNLGIATVYQELALCENLDVVANLFLGHEINRYGIFDDVEMEQRAWELMRQLSVRIPATRVPVAQLSGGQRQSVAIARALLGDPRVVVLDEPTAALGVAQVAEVLNLVENLRDRGHGVVFISHNMADVQAVADRIVVLRLGRNNGSFHSADASYEAIIAAVTGATDDAVARRPRAVARPR